One Urocitellus parryii isolate mUroPar1 chromosome 8, mUroPar1.hap1, whole genome shotgun sequence DNA window includes the following coding sequences:
- the LOC144256610 gene encoding gastricsin-like yields MKWMVVALVCLLVLEASTTLVRVPLRKMKTMRQTMREKGLLGDFLRTHKYDPAQKYHFSDFSVLYEPMSYMDAAYFGEISIGTPPQNFLVLFDTGSSNLWVPSVYCQSQACTTHPRFNPSKSSTFSTNGQTFSLQYGTGSLTGFFGYDTLTVQSIQVPNQEFGLSEQEPGTFFVYMQFDGIMGLAYPGLSSGGATTALQGMLRVDALSSPVFSVYLSNQEGSEDGGAVIFGGVDESLYSGQIFWAPVTRELYWQIGIEEFYVGEEASGWCSQGCQAMVDTGTSLLTVPQQYLSSLLQAIGAQEDEYGQFFVNCNDVQNLPTFTFVINGVQFPLLPSAYILNENGYCLVGLEATYVSSGNGQPFWILGDVFLRSYYSVFDMANNRVGFATAA; encoded by the exons ATGAAGTGGATGGTGGTGGCCTTGGTCTGCCTCCTGGTCTTGGAGGCGTCGACTACACTTGTCAG GGTCCCCCTGAGGAAAATGAAGACTATGCGTCAGACCATGAGGGAAAAGGGCTTGCTGGGGGACTTCCTGAGGACCCACAAGTACGACCCCGCTCAGAAGTACCACTTCAGCGACTTCAGCGTGCTCTATGAGCCCATGAGCTACATGGAT GCTGCCTACTTTGGTGAGATCAGCATCGGGACTCCACCCCAGAACTTCCTGGTCCTGTTTGACACTGGCTCCTCCAACCTGTGGGTGCCCTCGGTCTACTGCCAGAGCCAGGCCTGCA CCACACACCCTCGATTCAACCCCAGCAAGTCCTCCACCTTCTCCACCAACGGGCAGACCTTCTCCCTGCAGTATGGTACCGGCAGCCTCACAGGCTTCTTCGGCTATGACACCCTGACT GTCCAGAGCATCCAGGTCCCCAATCAGGAGTTCGGCCTGAGTGAGCAGGAGCCGGGTACCTTTTTTGTGTATATGCAGTTCGATGGCATCATGGGCCTGGCCTACCCTGGCCTGTCCTCGGGAGGTGccaccacagccctgcagggcatGCTGCGGGTGGACGCCCTGTCCAGCCCCGTGTTCAGCGTCTACCTCAGCAA CCAAGAGGGATCTGAGGATGGAGGAGCAGTCATCTTTGGAGGTGTGGACGAGAGCCTGTACTCAGGGCAGATCTTCTGGGCTCCTGTCACCCGGGAGCTCTACTGGCAGATCGGCATCGAGGA GTTCTATGTTGGGGAAGAGGCTTCTGGCTGGTGCTCCCAGGGCTGCCAGGCCATGGTGGACACAGGAACCTCTCTGCTCACCGTGCCCCAGCAGTACCTGAGCTCCCTTCTGCAAGCTATAGGGGCCCAGGAGGACGAGTATGGACAG TTTTTCGTGAACTGTAATGACGTCCAGAACCTGCCCACCTTCACCTTCGTCATCAACGGGGTGCAGTtccctctgctgccctctgcctACATCCTCAAT GAGAATGGCTATTGCTTGGTTGGACTGGAAGCCACCTACGTGTCCTCAGGAAATGGCCAGCCCTTTTGGATTCTTGGGGATGTCTTCCTCAGGTCCTACTATTCTGTCTTTGACATGGCCAACAACAGGGTGGGCTTTGCCACTGCCGCCTAG